A DNA window from Castanea sativa cultivar Marrone di Chiusa Pesio chromosome 7, ASM4071231v1 contains the following coding sequences:
- the LOC142642406 gene encoding pectinesterase inhibitor 3-like has translation MAHRPLCLLITLTLAFQLIVFFSHFASARTPTNAAPQPQDLVRSSCEHASYPNICIRTLSSYTGPAKTPKDLAQAAVKVSLSKAKRVSNYLAQVSEAKDLKISKRQRGALSDCVEQISESVEELRQTLSELKHLRVETFRLQMNNAETWVSAALTYEDTCLDGFPGVDGNKLKSDVKRKIRNVGKVTSNALYMINRLDESRGRA, from the coding sequence atggCTCACCGCCCACTCTGTCTTCTAATAACACTAACACTAGCATTCCAACTCATTGTTTTCTTCTCCCACTTCGCATCTGCACGAACACCCACCAATGCTGCACCCCAACCCCAAGATCTGGTCCGTTCATCTTGTGAACACGCTAGCTACCCCAACATCTGTATCCGTACACTCTCATCCTACACTGGACCAGCCAAGACACCCAAAGACTTAGCCCAAGCTGCGGTGAAAGTGAGCTTGTCAAAAGCCAAGCGAGTCTCCAACTACTTGGCCCAAGTGAGTGAAGCCAAAGACTTGAAAATCAGCAAGAGACAGAGAGGTGCGCTGAGTGACTGTGTGGAGCAGATATCAGAGTCGGTGGAGGAGCTGAGGCAGACGCTGAGCGAGCTGAAGCACCTGCGTGTAGAAACTTTCAGGTTGCAGATGAACAATGCTGAGACTTGGGTGAGCGCGGCTTTGACGTATGAGGACACGTGTCTTGATGGGTTTCCAGGGGTTGATGGGAATAAGCTCAAGTCTGATGTGAAGAGGAAGATTAGGAATGTGGGTAAGGTTACTAGTAACGCTCTCTACATGATCAACCGCCTTGATGAGAGTCGTGGTAGAGCCTAG
- the LOC142643165 gene encoding uncharacterized protein LOC142643165 gives MGRDFSRSLGSINSFTAELWGLREGLMLYNSLELTIVDIHLDVIAIVQLLSKPSDANLAVMPVLEDCRWLISHIGQVRIGHCYREANSCVDCLARIGTAQENNFILYHDSPMDLLELLSSDNVGMKLRLEVKGAEV, from the exons ATGGGTAGGGACTTTTCCAGGAGTCTTGGCAGCATAAACAGCTTTACCGCGGAGCTTTGGGGCCTTAGAGAAGGCCTGATGCTCTATAACAGCCTAGAATTGACTATCGTAGACATCCATCTTGATGTTATTGCAATTGTTCAGCTACTGTCCAAGCCATCAGATGCAAATCTTGCTGTTATGCCTGTGCTTGAGGATTGCAGGTGGCTGATTTCCCACATAGGCCAAGTTCGGATTGGGCATTGTTATCGTGAAGCAAACTCGTGTGTTGACTGCTTGGCTAGGATAGGGACTGCTCaggaaaataatttcattttgtatCATGATTCGCCTATGGATCTTTTGGAGCTTTTAAGCTCGGATAATGTTG GGATGAAGCTTAGACTTGAAGTTAAGGGGGCGGAAGtataa
- the LOC142642503 gene encoding uncharacterized protein LOC142642503: MNMMNALDSHSPLEALALDYINVGFQTIVNNLWTWVAVITAAVSFWRIRVATGGAVAATSSDESPSQPPPPRYDQSSIGSKPVSEIKVPDVLLPRDDDEPVSISGSGSGSGIREVDDVKSGGVTKGVKFFAAYYEENDCGEDDGELTAEESGVDGAVKVGEWWDSWERVLRMKMGEMGWYKYQDLTELNGNVVRLWDSSCASTKELKYSSKMISCGVW, translated from the coding sequence atgaatatgatGAATGCTTTAGATTCTCATTCTCCTTTAGAAGCACTTGCTCTTGATTATATTAACGTTGGTTTTCagacaattgttaataatttGTGGACATGGGTCGCCGTCATAACGGCTGCCGTTAGTTTCTGGAGGATCAGAGTAGCCACCGGCGGTGCCGTGGCGGCTACTTCCTCCGACGAGTCTCCATCGCAACCGCCACCGCCGAGGTACGATCAAAGCTCAATTGGGTCAAAGCCGGTTTCAGAAATAAAGGTTCCTGATGTGCTGCTGCCACGTGATGATGATGAGCCAGTTTCAATTTCGGGTTCGGGTTCGGGTTCGGGGATAAGGGAGGTTGACGACGTTAAATCCGGCGGAGTGACCAAGGGGGTGAAGTTTTTTGCTGCGTACTACGAGGAAAACGATTGTGGGGAAGATGACGGAGAGTTAACGGCAGAGGAAAGCGGCGTTGACGGCGCCGTTAAGGTGGGGGAGTGGTGGGACAGTTGGGAGAGAGTGTTGAGGATGAAGATGGGAGAGATGGGGTGGTACAAGTATCAGGACTTGACGGAGCTTAACGGTAACGTCGTTAGATTATGGGACAGTAGTTGTGCAAGTACAAAGGAATTGAAGTACAGCTCAAAGATGATAAGCTGTGGTGTTTGGTAG